The genomic segment TCCTACGCCTGGACCTCCGCGTCCGACGAGGCCGGTCTCGCCGCGCTCCGGATGCGCCGGGTCCTCGACGGCGAACGCGACCGGGACGCGGTCCTCGCACGGTTCGTCTCGGCGCTCTCCCCCGGTGACGAGGAACGGCTGCGCGCGCTGCTCGCCCAGGCCGCCGCACCCGACGATCCCGGCCACGACCCCCGTACCGCGGAAGGCTGAGAACTGACCGATGGGCGTCTTCGTCTACCTGCCGCTCGTGCTGCCGCTCACCGCCCTGCCGATCGCCCGGCTCGCCGAACAGCGTCTGCACCCGCGCGGCGCGACCCGTCTGCTGGTCTTCGTCGGCGCCACGCTCGCACTGTGCAGCACCCTGTGCCTGGCCCTGCTGATGGTGGTGGGCACGGCCCAGTTGCCCGGGAACCCGCTGCCGGACGGCTGGGCGGACCCCGAGGTGCTGGCGGCGGTGCCGTACGAGGAGAAGGCGGGGATCGTGGCGATCGGGGTGCTGGCGGCGGTGGTCACGGCGTGCGCGGGCGCGCTCTGGCGGCACGCGCGCACCCGCGCACGGTTGACGAACGCGCTGGTAGGCGAGAGCGGCGAGGGGGAC from the Streptomyces sp. AM 4-1-1 genome contains:
- a CDS encoding BlaI/MecI/CopY family transcriptional regulator, with product MEAQVLGVLRSAEGPATAGWVQKHLDGGLAYTTVITILSRLHAKKAVTRTRQGRSYAWTSASDEAGLAALRMRRVLDGERDRDAVLARFVSALSPGDEERLRALLAQAAAPDDPGHDPRTAEG